The halophilic archaeon DL31 nucleotide sequence GTTCCGGATGAGTGCGTTCGGGTTCTGGCGGTCGCGGATTGCGTACTTCCCGTTCAGCTTGTGGAGATGCCACGCGACACCGTGGAGACGTTCGAGATTGAGGACAACGTCAGAGACGAGATCCCCCGTCTGGTAGGCACCCATGACGATCTCCGAAACCTCCGCACCCTCGCCTTCGCTCGGCTTCAGCGAGTACAGGAGAATCGTGTTCAGAATACGTCGGCCGTGGGGAACGTCGTCGTCATCGATTCGACTCTTGATGTCGCCTGTCGCCGCATTCAACCGCTCGTAGTTGATCTTCGCCAACTCGTCCTCGAACTCGATAGCATCGATGTCACCGTGCGTGATTAGATCCGTCTGATCCTGCATCTCCAAGAGAACCTTCGAGAAGAGGTAGATCATCCCTCGCGTGTTCTGGTTATCCTCGTCAGCGTAGTATCGCGTCTCAAGCGCATCCAGAAGCACAGGGTGGAACGGATACAGATCGTGCATCTCCGACAGCAGATCATCGGGAATGGAGACGTGATCAGATTGGTCGTAGGCATCGAAGTACCCGTTGACGATCTCCCGGGCAGCGTTCTCGTTAACCGAATCGATCAGGCGGTGACGCAGAACCTCGCGCTTGTCCACCTGGTTGTTCATGTTGACCTCGACCGCCTGTTCCCGGTTCAGGATGTCGTGGACCTCGGAGCCCTCACGCAGGACGGAGACGATGGTGTATAGTTCGAGATCGGAGAGTGCCGTAGATTCGAGGAGCGACTGGAGGAATGCTTTGTTCGCACTCTTGCGGTCGCCTTGGAGCGTATCGAACCAGTCCTCAAGTTCGTCCACGAAGAACGCGACCGTATCGTCGCCGACTGCTTCCTGAATCGTCTGCATATCGGGATACCCTCCCGAACTGTACGTTCCAGGATCGTAATCGAGTGCCTCGAAAAACGGTTCCCACAGATACTCGTACTGCTCGTTCTGCATGGCGACCGTAATCGGCGTCGCCGATTCAGGGAGTGCTGCGTCGAACCCTTCGACTGAGTCGCTTGCCCAGTGGCCTGCTGCGTCGGGGTCGTCGAAGCAGTGGTACAGCGCGACCATCTGGTGGGACTTCCCACTGCCGTACGGCCCGTATAGGATATGTGTCCCGCGCGGGTCATCGCCTGTGAGCGAATCGCGGAGAATGGAGAGTGCTTCACGGAGCCCCTGGGTCATCAGGGTTCGCTCGAAGAAGAGTTCCGCGTCTGACTCGAACTCGTCATCGTCATCCACGTTGTAGAGCTTTACCTGGCCGTCGATTTGCCCCTCTTCCCGAAGCTCACGGCTGAGTGTTACCGTGTCTTTGAGGGTATCCGACAAGGATCCTGACTGTGCCATCTTGATACTTAAACACACCTCTTGGGCACCCAATAAACACTATGGTCTTTCGAACCCCTCTCTCCCCCCAGAACCATTCAAAGGTAGGGTGTCATCGAAGTCTTCGTGGTTTGTTGCTCACACCTATTTTCACGGTGATCTGAATGCTAAGTAGGTCTGCGAATCTGGGACGTCTCATTGTCCGAAAGGGCCATGATTGAGTAGCGATGATGCCGTACTACTCATTTATGGAGAGTGATCCTCTGTTTCGTGAAGTACAGCGGTTTCGCCAGCCGTGGATCTGGGCGCTTCTCGGTGGTATCGCGCTCCTCATGCTTGTATTAGGCCCTATCTTGTGGGGAGGGCTCGCCATTGTCGTTGGGATCGCTGGGCTAATCTACAGTCTTCGTCTCCAAACCGAGGTTAGAACTGATGGCATCTATTTCAGAATGTGGCCTCTCCACTGGTCATTCCGTCAAATCCCGTGGTCAGAGACTGAACATTACGAGGCCAAACAGTATAGTCCCATTCGAGAGTTCGGTGGCTGGGGAATCCGCTGGGCACCTGGGAAAATCGCATACAATGTCAGTGGCAATCAGGGGGTCTGGATCGAACAGACGAACGGACGTTCAATTCTTCTCGGGTCACAACACGCCGAGGAGTTCAGTAGTGCAATCGATGAGGCAACACAGTAGTTGTCTCCCAACTTGGGTTCGTATCCACTAACGAGAGAGCAGGCAACGTTTCGATCGAAGTGAGTGCTGAATCCGCCGTAATAAATGTGCAGTCCTACGCCTGTCGGTCACAAAACGTATTTGACGCGAACCTGTCTCTACGTGACTATGGGAAGTTACGACCTCGTTGATGTTGAGGTCACACATGAGTCTGCGGACGATCTTTTCGATTCATTGTCTGAGGATGGTGCATACGAGGATCATTTACAGAGCATCCAAGCTGTTCGCCTCCAAGCGGGCCAGCCTGATTCTGAACTCCGGTCGCTCAAAGAGTTGGATGAAAACTCCGTCAAGCTACTCGAACATCAGGTGGATGCTGCCTATCGGGCCCTTTTCGAGATGGATGGGAAAGCCCTTCTCGCGGACGAAGTTGGGCTTGGAAAGACCATCGAGGTCGGGATGATTCTCAAGGAGATGCATTTCCGGGAGACAGATGAATCCGTCCTCATCCTCACGCCTGCACAACTGGCCAAACAGTGGCAAGCGGAACTCCGTGAGAAGTTCGGACTCGACTTCGTTTGCAACTACGACGACGAATTCGAGGACTTCGACGCCCACGACTACATCATTGCGAGCATCGACACCGCGAAGAGTGAGCGACATCGTCAGACGGTTCTCGACCGCGACTGGGACGTTCTGGTCCTCGACGAGGCACACTACGTCAAGAACGAAGAGACGGACCGCTACGACCTGATCGACCGGCTCTCGTATAACTACGCGTTCTTCCTGACGGCGACGCCGATTCAGAACGAACTAACTGACCTGTACAACGTCGTCTCACTTCTCCGTCCCGGACTGTTCGGCACACGCGACGTCTTCCACCAGTACTTCGTGAACAGCAATCAGGAGACACTCGTCAACCGAGACGAACTACAGGATCGGTTGAACAAAGTGATGATTCGGAACCGACGGGAAGAGACGGATATCGACTTCACGGACCGGACTATCGACACACGGACGTTCGATCCGACTCCAAAGGAACGTGAGCTCTACCAGGCAGTCTCTGACTACGTCAAGGGTGCTTACAGCCAAGATCAGGGCCAGAAGCTCGTGCTAATGCTCCTTCAGAAGGAGGTTGTTAGCAGTCCTGTAGCGCTCAAGGAAACGATCGAGAAACGACTCTATGAGCAGTCTGAACTCACCCATGCGGACGAACTGGAGTCCATTTTGGACCTGATCGAAGACATTGATACAGTAACGAAACAGGAGCGCCTTCTGGATATCGTCGAAGAAGCACGTGACACCGTCGAAATGGGGCGTGTGATCGTCTTCACCCAGTTTCGTGCGACGCAACGTCAAGTGCTTGATCGACTCGCCTCAGAAGGGTATACCGTCCACGCGTTCCACGGTGGGCACTCCAGTAGTGAGAAAGAACAGATCGTCGAGGACTTCGAAGAAGAAGGCGGAATCCTTGTTTCAACAGATGCAATGAGTGAAGGCCGAAATCTCCAGTTTTGTAATTTACTTGTCAATTTGGGTCTCAGCTGGAATCCTATGCGTATGGAGCAGCGTATCGGGAGAGTTCACCGAATTGGCCAGAAGCGAGATGTATTCGTTTTCAATATGGCGTTGAAAGGTACGGTCGAGGAGTACGTACTGGAGCGCCTTTACCACAAAATCGACCTGTTCCAACAAAGCGTGGGCGAGCTAAGTTCCATATTGAGTCGGTTAGAAGAGTCGGGAACAAGCTTCGAGGACCAGATTTTCGACCGACTCGTCAATGCTGATTCAGAGGTCGATCTGGAGAATGACTTCGATGCGATGGCCGTCGATCTGCAGGAACAACGAGAGCTCGCTGACAAACTGGAGGAGTTCAACAACGGCGTCTTCGAAGGATTCGACTTGGGGGAAAGCGATGACTGACGAAGCACTCGCGGTCACGCAGTCCGTCGTTGAGGACTTCTCCGAACGCTACCTAGAGTCACTCGGCGGCACCATTGAGACACGAGGAGACACCTGGGAAGTTGCGATTCCAGACAATGAGGATACAGAATTGCCGGCAGGCACCCTCTCGTTGCTTTGTGGTACGAACAGAGACGAAGATAGTACTGGAGAGCATCTCCATCCAGAAAGTGAGTTTTTTCAGCGGATCCTCAGAGAGGCAGCTGAGCGTCGCCCCACAGGGAAAATATCGATAGAAGCCGGTCGGGATGACGTAGTGATCCCACAGTGGATTAAAGAAGGCGACGTCGAAGTGAGGGAAATCCAGTTCACGCCGTACTACGACCGTACCGCGATTGTGGTTCTTTTTGAGGTGAGTATCGAGACAGTCAGTGAATACCAACAGGAGCTCCTTCGCGCCATCGCCATCGACCACCGCTCGGAACAGAGACTTCCGGCGTTGGAGGAGACGTTTCTTCAAATGACGGCGATACCCACGAACGGCTCTCCCACTACCGCGAAATCCTCATTATCGGAATCAGACGCACGATCACATCTCAGCACAGCTCAAGATCAGCTGATGCGGAGCATCCAGAACGAAATTGATGAGGTCCATAATGAAGCATCCAGAGCAGCGGACGCAGAGGTCGAAGAATACCGGCAGCTCCAACAACAACGGATCCAAGAGCTGGAAGAGGAACGATCCAAACTATCCTCGAAGATCGATGAGCTGAGTGAAACGATCAACGGCAGTGATCAGGACGATCGCGTGGAGGCACTGAAGAAACGGAAAGAGGCAAAAGCTGAGTATGAAGAGGTGGATGCGGAACTAAGTACTCTGCAGGAACAGCGCGACCAAGGATTTCCACAGAAACAGGAAGAGATTCGAAAGCGGCATGCGCTGGATATTCGAGTGACTCCCCTGACGGTAACACAGGTAGAGTACGAACGGGGAGAGATCGATGTCGAACTGGCTGAGCAAGGAGTTTCCCGAACGGTGACGCTCGGATATGGAAGCGGGATCGGAACTACGGAGACCGTCCAGTGTTCATCATGCGATCGTGTGTTGAGCGTAGAGAACCCTCTGAATACGATCAAAGGTTCTCTTCGATGTAGAGTCTGCAGTTCTTCTAACGACTAGAGAAGCTGCAGCAAGAGTTATCGAATGCACCGACGAACGGAGGCCTCTCAGCGAACCTCAATCATCGTCTCCCATGATGAATAACTCATCATGCTCGATCCGCATCAGATCTTCATTCTCCCTATTGTGACGCCTCACGTTCTTTATATTGATTCCCAGCTTTTCCCGATCTTGGTTGTATTTGTAGCCTGGTGAGGATTCAGCGACCTCTCGCATCAATCGCCTGACCGTACTTTTCCGTATTTGACCTTTGAACAGGTCAACTACATCGGTTATACTGAATGTCGCTTTTATACTATCGCCACCATCAGAACGGTACGCAGCGACCTTGATTGCCAGCCGCTTATCCTCCCTGTCCATAAGCATCAACGGTTTTTTAGTCGGATCTCGTGGATTCGTGAGTTCTAAACTCTCAGAATCAACGTACAACTCTGGGTTATTCGGATGCCATGTGAAATCCAATTCATCGAGCACTCTGGGTAGATACTGCTTCCGGGTGTAGTCGCTCACACCGATTCCTTGTGCTGCCTTGATTGCGTTATCGAACTCAGTGAGACTGAATCCGACCGCTCCAGATTGACTGAGTTCGTGAGCGATCGTCTTGGTACGACGCTCCTTCGCCCCCATCGAATCATCGACATCCGGCTGAGGCTCCTCTGAGATTCTCTGAAGCTTCTGTGTTACCCGTTCGATTACGCTACCATCAGTGATGTATCCGTACATGATCGCCTCTGCGAGTTCACCGGCAGAACGATAATCGTCTTGAGAAGCCGATATCAAGGCTGTACGAACGTTTTCAGCGATTCGGTGAGAAGCAACGACTGTCTCACCTCGGTCAACCTCACGAGTTTTTTCTTTGCTTTCTGAACCACCTAAGGTGTCCGTGAGGTCATCAACTACATCTTGCAGGTCTGCGAGTTCTCCCTGATTGAGGAAGTATCGGAATTCCCGTTCCAACTCGATGCCCGCATATGGCCGGCACTTTCCGAACTTGGCCTTGATTTCGTTGTTGAAATTCCGTTTCACATCTTCGTCGATGCGCAGATTCAATCTCACGCGATTGGTCTCACCGCTCACACAGACCACCCCGCATCGAACTGCGGGAACCAAGTGCTGATGGTCTGATAGAGGTGATGATGATGTATGCAATTGGTTACAGACAGTAGTAGTATCTGTAGTACCTCGGCACCGTGGTCGGTCAGTGGCTCTAGTAAATCGGCGTCATGAGCGGTTTTAGCGGCCCGACGCCCCTGCTGAATGCTGCCCCCCTGTAGAGGGATTCCTGATTGGCGCAAAAAAGAAATTCTGAGAGCGGCTTCGACAAGCCTCTCTTCGAGAATGAGCTGTTCTAATTCGATACCTCTCCGGTCGTGTCTTCTAACTGGTGTCATGGAGGAAAGCCTCCACCCGCCCCTGTCTGGGCGAACCCCTGCGGCCGGAGTTTGGAATTGAGGCTGTCAAGACGGAACGTAGCCTAAATATGATTTATTCCCCCATCTCTCGGTAGAGCTGATTGAGCGCTGGATTCTGACCCGATCCAAGAGCCTGGATTGCGTCCCGTGTTTGTTGTTTCACAGTATGTAGGAGCTCCCCCTTCTTTTTCGGGAGGCGACTGTGATCCCCGTCCTGATATCCTTCATCGGCAGCAAGGAACAGGGCGATCCGTGATCGTAACAGACTGCGACTATCTTCCTCACCAGCGATCAGGACGTGGGTTGCGATATACAGCGAAGCATCCATCTTATACGGTACTAGAGTTGCAGCGTTCTTGCGGAACCATTGATACACGTCGTACATCAGGTCATCTACTTCTTCCGGTGAATCTGGGAAGTCCCCTTCTGCGAGGATGAGACTCGCCTCTTCGGAGCAATCCTCTGATTGGCATTCTAAGAAGACTTCGTACGCCGTCAGGCCATCGATGCATAGGAGTTGTCGTCGATCCACCTCCTGATGCTCATGGGAGTGGATATCTGGGTCGGACGGGAGGATATGCGTATCACTATCGGTGCCGATGCTATCTGCGTCATGGAACTCTGTCATGTCTATGAATTCGAAAACCGAGGTTAGTTAGCGAGCTGCTCTGCAATTGCCTGACTTCGGGCTTCCATGCGTTCGGACTCACCACGGCCATCGTAGTGCGTCCGAATCACGGATGGACTGACATCACAACGATCGGAGACGTAGTCGATTGGGACGTCTTCTCGGAGGAGATACGTGATCACACCCGAGCGAACCATGTGCGGACAGGCGTTGTTTGCACATCGCCACGCGTCAGACGATGTCATCGAATCATCGTGATCGCACTCATCTCCGAGCGCCTGTGGGCAACTCCACCGATAGACTGACTTCCGGATCGTTGATCTGGCAACTCTTCCGTTGCGGGTCGTGAGCAAGGGCTCACGACCGTACTCATCAGAGACTGAGACACGCTGATCGTCGATGTACGCTTGAAGTGCTTCGACCGTCCCGTCTCGGATCAAGCCAACAAGCCGCTCGCTCCCACGGTCGTTCTTGAGCGATGTCTCTGATTCTGGCCGATATCGGAGTCGAAGCGTCCGATTGTCTGGATCGAAGTCCTGAACGTCCAATGAGTGGAGAGCACCAATCCGGAATCCTGATTCGGCGAGCAGCGTCCAGATGATGTGATCCCTGGATGCGTAGTGATACGTCTCCAAGTAATTGTGGATCTCCGAGATCCGCTCCATCTCCAGCATCTCGTCGCGGACTTCGTCAGCTTCCTTGACGCGGAACGGAAGGATCTGCTCATGGAGCCCGACCCTGACGGCATCGATTGTTTCGCAGTGCTCAACGAATTTCCGAGTAATGTCGATTTGCGTCTTCTCTGACTTGGGAGCTAAGTGATCAACACTCGTTGGAGCTTCTTCGGCACGCCAAGTGAGGTAGCGCTGGATCGCACGACCATCTAGCTCGTTGAGGTTTTCGATGCCGACCTGCTCTGTCCACTTCGTGAAATGGCGGAGACTGGAACGATGTGTCTTCAATGACGAAGAGGCGAGTTCATTACGACGTCGGTGAAGATACCATTCAACGGCCTCTGCTGGCGAGATCGGCTTCAAATTGGTTGATCTGGGATCTCCACGAGTACTGTTCGACCTGTTGGGATCCGAACCGACTCGTCGATCATTTGGATCGTCATCCTTGCTGCTCATCGCTTATCACCTCGCTGGCTACGGTCTCTCTCGATCACTCGGTGAGAACACTGCTGAGGGTGAGCGGGGAGATATCTGGTTCGAGGATTGTGCTGTTCTTCAAAGGCGATTCCTTCGTGGATTTGATTTCCTGTTCTGGGCATTGTGTTGCCCTCATGCGCACCTACGGGCAACACGCAGAGCGGCCAGGCATTCCGTAGATCCGTTCAACAACGGCCTGAACAGCCGCTACACTCTCAACCGGTATGGTGATCGACGATTGGGCGGCCAGCGCAATCAGCGCGGGCCGCCCATACGGTGACGGAGCTGGCGGAGCGTGAGTTGATCACTCCCTGGCTGTGGATTCCGTAACACGGAGATGCTCCTTCCGATGGATCTGAATGCCAATTCCAATCGAAGCTAGAGGCAGAGTGTTCTTCCGATCAAGAAGCCAGGCTGTCAGATGTGGAGAGCTCGTCCCTCTAACTAATAATCATAGACATAGGTTGTCTTATC carries:
- a CDS encoding hypothetical protein (KEGG: hla:Hlac_2757 hypothetical protein), with protein sequence MMPYYSFMESDPLFREVQRFRQPWIWALLGGIALLMLVLGPILWGGLAIVVGIAGLIYSLRLQTEVRTDGIYFRMWPLHWSFRQIPWSETEHYEAKQYSPIREFGGWGIRWAPGKIAYNVSGNQGVWIEQTNGRSILLGSQHAEEFSSAIDEATQ
- a CDS encoding helicase domain-containing protein (KEGG: hla:Hlac_2756 helicase domain protein~PFAM: DNA/RNA helicase, C-terminal; SNF2-related~SMART: DNA/RNA helicase, C-terminal; DEAD-like helicase, N-terminal); this encodes MGSYDLVDVEVTHESADDLFDSLSEDGAYEDHLQSIQAVRLQAGQPDSELRSLKELDENSVKLLEHQVDAAYRALFEMDGKALLADEVGLGKTIEVGMILKEMHFRETDESVLILTPAQLAKQWQAELREKFGLDFVCNYDDEFEDFDAHDYIIASIDTAKSERHRQTVLDRDWDVLVLDEAHYVKNEETDRYDLIDRLSYNYAFFLTATPIQNELTDLYNVVSLLRPGLFGTRDVFHQYFVNSNQETLVNRDELQDRLNKVMIRNRREETDIDFTDRTIDTRTFDPTPKERELYQAVSDYVKGAYSQDQGQKLVLMLLQKEVVSSPVALKETIEKRLYEQSELTHADELESILDLIEDIDTVTKQERLLDIVEEARDTVEMGRVIVFTQFRATQRQVLDRLASEGYTVHAFHGGHSSSEKEQIVEDFEEEGGILVSTDAMSEGRNLQFCNLLVNLGLSWNPMRMEQRIGRVHRIGQKRDVFVFNMALKGTVEEYVLERLYHKIDLFQQSVGELSSILSRLEESGTSFEDQIFDRLVNADSEVDLENDFDAMAVDLQEQRELADKLEEFNNGVFEGFDLGESDD
- a CDS encoding hypothetical protein (KEGG: hla:Hlac_2755 hypothetical protein); translation: MTDEALAVTQSVVEDFSERYLESLGGTIETRGDTWEVAIPDNEDTELPAGTLSLLCGTNRDEDSTGEHLHPESEFFQRILREAAERRPTGKISIEAGRDDVVIPQWIKEGDVEVREIQFTPYYDRTAIVVLFEVSIETVSEYQQELLRAIAIDHRSEQRLPALEETFLQMTAIPTNGSPTTAKSSLSESDARSHLSTAQDQLMRSIQNEIDEVHNEASRAADAEVEEYRQLQQQRIQELEEERSKLSSKIDELSETINGSDQDDRVEALKKRKEAKAEYEEVDAELSTLQEQRDQGFPQKQEEIRKRHALDIRVTPLTVTQVEYERGEIDVELAEQGVSRTVTLGYGSGIGTTETVQCSSCDRVLSVENPLNTIKGSLRCRVCSSSND
- a CDS encoding hypothetical protein (KEGG: hla:Hlac_2754 hypothetical protein), which gives rise to MVCVSGETNRVRLNLRIDEDVKRNFNNEIKAKFGKCRPYAGIELEREFRYFLNQGELADLQDVVDDLTDTLGGSESKEKTREVDRGETVVASHRIAENVRTALISASQDDYRSAGELAEAIMYGYITDGSVIERVTQKLQRISEEPQPDVDDSMGAKERRTKTIAHELSQSGAVGFSLTEFDNAIKAAQGIGVSDYTRKQYLPRVLDELDFTWHPNNPELYVDSESLELTNPRDPTKKPLMLMDREDKRLAIKVAAYRSDGGDSIKATFSITDVVDLFKGQIRKSTVRRLMREVAESSPGYKYNQDREKLGINIKNVRRHNRENEDLMRIEHDELFIMGDDD
- a CDS encoding hypothetical protein (KEGG: hla:Hlac_2752 hypothetical protein), which gives rise to MTEFHDADSIGTDSDTHILPSDPDIHSHEHQEVDRRQLLCIDGLTAYEVFLECQSEDCSEEASLILAEGDFPDSPEEVDDLMYDVYQWFRKNAATLVPYKMDASLYIATHVLIAGEEDSRSLLRSRIALFLAADEGYQDGDHSRLPKKKGELLHTVKQQTRDAIQALGSGQNPALNQLYREMGE
- a CDS encoding integrase family protein (PFAM: Integrase, catalytic core, phage~KEGG: hla:Hlac_2751 integrase family protein) translates to MSSKDDDPNDRRVGSDPNRSNSTRGDPRSTNLKPISPAEAVEWYLHRRRNELASSSLKTHRSSLRHFTKWTEQVGIENLNELDGRAIQRYLTWRAEEAPTSVDHLAPKSEKTQIDITRKFVEHCETIDAVRVGLHEQILPFRVKEADEVRDEMLEMERISEIHNYLETYHYASRDHIIWTLLAESGFRIGALHSLDVQDFDPDNRTLRLRYRPESETSLKNDRGSERLVGLIRDGTVEALQAYIDDQRVSVSDEYGREPLLTTRNGRVARSTIRKSVYRWSCPQALGDECDHDDSMTSSDAWRCANNACPHMVRSGVITYLLREDVPIDYVSDRCDVSPSVIRTHYDGRGESERMEARSQAIAEQLAN